One part of the Sneathia vaginalis genome encodes these proteins:
- a CDS encoding transketolase yields MENSELAKVAKKIRRDIVEMIYHAKSGHPGGSLSIADILTVLYFDEMNINVNEVKMPNRDRMVLSKGHAAPALYSTLMEKGFLDKSLITQLRKFGSPLQGHPDLKKIPSIEMSTGSLGQGLSAANGMALSSKIFGPAFRVYAIMGDGELQEGQCYEAAMAAAHYKLDNLVAIIDSNGLQIDGNVKDVMNLISIKDKFVAFGWHVIEINGHDFDQIKEALKEARSIKGKPTAIVANTIKGKGVSFMEGNYGWHGKAPNLQEYEQAMKELD; encoded by the coding sequence ATGGAAAATAGCGAATTAGCAAAAGTTGCTAAAAAAATTAGAAGAGATATAGTTGAAATGATATATCACGCAAAATCTGGCCACCCAGGTGGTTCATTATCTATAGCTGATATATTAACAGTTCTATACTTTGATGAAATGAATATAAATGTAAATGAGGTTAAAATGCCTAACAGAGATAGAATGGTATTAAGTAAAGGGCATGCAGCCCCTGCTCTATATTCTACATTAATGGAAAAAGGTTTTCTTGATAAAAGCTTAATTACACAATTAAGAAAATTTGGTTCACCATTACAAGGACATCCAGATTTAAAAAAGATACCTTCAATTGAAATGTCTACAGGTTCACTAGGACAAGGATTATCTGCTGCAAATGGTATGGCATTATCATCAAAAATATTTGGTCCAGCCTTTAGAGTGTATGCAATAATGGGTGATGGAGAATTACAAGAAGGACAATGTTATGAAGCAGCTATGGCAGCAGCACACTACAAGTTAGATAATTTAGTTGCAATAATAGACTCAAATGGCTTACAAATAGATGGTAATGTTAAAGATGTTATGAATTTAATATCAATAAAAGATAAGTTTGTAGCATTTGGTTGGCATGTAATAGAAATTAACGGACATGACTTTGACCAAATAAAAGAAGCTTTAAAAGAAGCAAGAAGTATTAAAGGTAAACCTACTGCAATAGTTGCTAATACTATTAAAGGTAAGGGAGTTTCATTTATGGAAGGTAACTATGGATGGCATGGAAAAGCTCCAAATTTACAAGAGTATGAACAAGCAATGAAAGAATTAGACTAG
- a CDS encoding MFS transporter produces the protein MNKLTKKTYILYGLGVSYFMLDQLFVQWLKYFYLPPKNVGLSPVMPARYIVFGFIIMRLVDAITDPVVGYLSDHNRSRLGRRSFFMILGGIPLAISMILFFYPQGDTAFSRFIYFAIIGSIYFVAYTLVGGPYNSLIPDLAHNKDERINLSTVQSVFRLVFTAIPLVFSGIILAKLTKNLGDATKGFRMMIIVFSVASLVGIYVCSLFLGENKIARKEYLSKGSSFRKTMNEIMKVEVLKYFLGLFFFFSAFNIIRGSLAYYVSLILHKDASFVTIVSAVIFLTSAVFFPITNKVTKIYGFKKIMIIDIITIIVGTMGMIFYNNANIILIYVFCAIIGAGISGAAFIFPPAMLSEISTQISEKSGISVEGLLFGIQGFFLKLAFMVEAIISVSTIVYGSAINNQGLKNATKEGVLISLFVAIIMLVVSIIFYLLKKKEI, from the coding sequence ATGAATAAATTAACAAAGAAAACATATATCCTATATGGCTTAGGAGTTTCATATTTTATGCTTGACCAATTGTTTGTTCAATGGCTAAAGTATTTTTATTTACCCCCAAAAAATGTTGGATTAAGTCCAGTAATGCCAGCAAGATATATAGTCTTTGGCTTCATAATTATGAGACTAGTTGATGCAATAACAGATCCTGTTGTTGGTTACTTGTCTGATCATAATAGATCAAGACTAGGTAGAAGATCATTTTTCATGATATTAGGTGGTATACCACTAGCAATATCAATGATATTATTCTTTTATCCACAAGGGGATACAGCATTTTCTAGATTCATATACTTTGCAATAATAGGTTCTATATACTTTGTTGCATACACATTAGTAGGAGGTCCATACAATTCCCTTATACCAGATCTTGCACATAATAAGGATGAAAGAATAAATTTATCAACAGTGCAATCAGTATTTAGATTAGTATTTACAGCAATACCACTAGTATTTTCAGGAATAATATTAGCTAAATTAACAAAAAACTTAGGTGATGCGACCAAGGGATTTAGAATGATGATAATAGTATTTTCTGTAGCATCATTAGTTGGGATATATGTATGTTCATTGTTCTTAGGTGAAAACAAAATAGCAAGAAAAGAATATTTATCTAAGGGTTCTAGCTTTAGAAAAACAATGAATGAAATTATGAAAGTGGAAGTTTTAAAATATTTTTTAGGACTATTTTTCTTCTTCAGTGCTTTTAATATTATACGTGGTAGCTTAGCATATTATGTAAGTCTAATATTACATAAAGATGCAAGTTTTGTAACTATAGTCTCAGCAGTAATATTTTTAACATCAGCAGTATTCTTTCCAATTACAAATAAGGTTACAAAAATTTATGGTTTTAAAAAAATAATGATAATAGATATTATTACAATAATAGTTGGAACAATGGGTATGATATTTTACAATAATGCAAATATTATACTAATTTATGTTTTTTGTGCTATAATAGGTGCGGGCATAAGTGGGGCAGCTTTCATATTCCCACCAGCAATGTTAAGTGAAATTTCAACACAAATAAGTGAAAAATCAGGTATTTCTGTTGAAGGATTACTATTTGGTATACAAGGCTTTTTCTTGAAATTAGCGTTTATGGTTGAGGCAATTATTTCAGTTTCAACTATTGTATATGGAAGTGCGATTAATAATCAAGGGCTAAAAAATGCTACCAAAGAAGGGGTGTTAATAAGCCTATTTGTTGCCATAATTATGTTAGTAGTATCAATAATCTTTTATTTATTAAAAAAGAAGGAAATATAA